A single window of Flavipsychrobacter sp. DNA harbors:
- a CDS encoding AraC family transcriptional regulator: protein MATGRQVFPLSYHKAKQVNRDIIDINDFTILVEEANSIEEAVDACFFDEPVIAVAFYGAGNVHLSVKYADKQKDFEHTKGMALSFYADEQVSFEHTVSANKPLQCIVIATTLRNLEKLPNQEGEIFASLLHQLVNPTDHYVEGPLFFMTPEMHAVLEQVFNNKYEGKTKMMFFRSQMTILLSHFFGYLSGMKEEVVKQEERDKLYQAKEILLSNLETPPSLTELSKQIGLNSFKLKKNFKELFGVPVFKYLQNERLTKAHDLIRTGDMTIQEAAWHVGYDSLSSFSNAFAKKYGFRPSEIKQ from the coding sequence TTGGCCACTGGCAGACAGGTTTTTCCACTATCTTATCATAAGGCAAAGCAGGTGAACAGGGATATCATAGACATCAACGACTTCACAATACTTGTAGAAGAAGCAAACAGCATTGAGGAAGCTGTAGATGCTTGCTTTTTTGATGAGCCAGTAATAGCAGTAGCTTTTTACGGAGCTGGCAATGTACATCTATCAGTCAAGTATGCAGACAAGCAGAAAGACTTTGAGCACACTAAAGGGATGGCACTCTCCTTCTATGCAGACGAGCAAGTATCTTTTGAACATACTGTCTCTGCCAACAAACCTTTACAATGCATTGTTATAGCCACTACATTAAGGAACTTAGAAAAGCTCCCTAACCAAGAAGGTGAAATATTTGCCAGCCTGTTACATCAACTCGTGAACCCTACCGATCATTATGTAGAAGGCCCTCTATTTTTTATGACACCGGAAATGCATGCTGTATTGGAGCAAGTGTTCAACAACAAATATGAAGGCAAAACAAAAATGATGTTCTTTAGAAGTCAGATGACCATATTGTTATCTCATTTCTTTGGCTACCTCTCAGGCATGAAAGAAGAGGTCGTAAAACAAGAAGAACGCGACAAACTATACCAAGCTAAAGAAATACTACTTAGCAACCTGGAAACGCCACCTTCTCTTACAGAGCTCTCCAAACAAATAGGCCTTAACAGCTTTAAACTCAAAAAGAATTTTAAAGAACTTTTTGGTGTACCTGTTTTCAAGTATCTGCAAAACGAAAGGCTTACAAAAGCTCATGACCTGATAAGAACAGGAGACATGACCATACAAGAAGCGGCGTGGCATGTTGGCTATGATAGCCTCAGCTCTTTTTCTAATGCTTTTGCAAAGAAATATGGCTTTAGGCCAAGTGAAATAAAGCAATAA
- a CDS encoding DUF1772 domain-containing protein, giving the protein MELFKNISLYTAVLLTGLSAGLFYAWQVSVIPGTKLISDKNYLDTMQSINRAIQNPAFALIFFGSFLLLLAATYTQYQEGSKSAFIIITAAMVCYLVGTIGITMLGNVPMNEALDKIDLNNMTQNALHQTRTTYEHKWNQLHLARTVFSVVAFALSLLTCFLNTNSN; this is encoded by the coding sequence ATGGAATTATTTAAAAACATTTCGCTCTATACCGCCGTATTACTTACGGGCTTATCGGCAGGCTTGTTTTATGCATGGCAAGTGTCAGTGATACCAGGTACTAAGCTAATCTCTGATAAAAATTATCTAGACACTATGCAGTCTATAAACAGAGCAATACAAAACCCTGCTTTTGCACTTATATTTTTTGGCAGTTTTCTATTGCTACTGGCAGCTACCTACACTCAATATCAAGAAGGAAGCAAATCTGCATTTATAATAATAACAGCAGCAATGGTTTGCTATCTGGTAGGCACTATAGGTATAACTATGTTGGGCAACGTACCTATGAACGAGGCTCTTGACAAAATAGACCTAAACAACATGACTCAAAATGCACTACACCAAACAAGAACTACTTATGAGCATAAATGGAATCAACTGCATTTGGCAAGAACTGTGTTCTCTGTAGTAGCCTTCGCTTTGAGCTTGCTTACATGCTTTCTAAATACAAACAGTAATTAA